From the Nymphalis io chromosome 1, ilAglIoxx1.1, whole genome shotgun sequence genome, one window contains:
- the LOC126772692 gene encoding PRL-1 phosphatase — protein sequence MKQKDIRPAPSLIEYKNMRFLITDRPSDVTIQGYLQELRKHNVCTVVRVCEPSYDTAPLKAEGIEVRDLAYDDGTFPPANVVDDWFEILRDKAANKPEAAVAVHCVAGLGRAPVMVAIALIELGMKYEEAVETIRDQRRGAINAKQLSYLEKYRPKSRLKKNGHKNSCCVQ from the exons ATGAAGCAGAAGGACATCAGGCCGGCGCCGTCTCTCATTGAGTACAAGAACATGCGCTTCCTCATCACCGACCGACCATCCGATGTCACCATCCAAGGCTACTTACAG gaGCTGAGGAAGCATAACGTGTGCACCGTGGTCCGCGTGTGTGAGCCGAGCTATGATACAGCGCCGCTGAAGGCGGAGGGCATCGAGGTGCGCGACCTGGCGTACGACGACGGGACCTTCCCGCCCGCCAACGTCGTCGACGACTGGTTCGAGATCCTTCGCGATAA AGCGGCGAACAAGCCGGAGGCGGCGGTGGCGGTGCACTGCGTGGCGGGACTGGGCCGCGCGCCCGTCATGGTCGCCATCGCGCTCATCGAGCTCGGCATGAAGTACGAGGAGGCCGTCGAGACCATCCGAGA CCAGCGTCGTGGTGCAATCAACGCCAAGCAGCTCTCGTACTTGGAGAAGTACAGGCCGAAGTCGCGTCTCAAGAAGAACGGGCACAAGAACTCGTGTTGCGTGCAGTAG
- the LOC126772442 gene encoding deoxyribodipyrimidine photo-lyase isoform X1: MISGLKRSVITVSNISSKGKSSKKNKTYKHENVDIDNIKTEIQKKREETAESILNFSFNKKRLRIVSQEQMVADDCEGIVYWMSRDSRVQDNWAFLFAQKLALKNKVPLHVCFCLIAEYLEASVRQFDFLLKGLEQVAEECNKLNISFHLLDGSGGEVLPQWVFDHKIGAVVCDFNPLRIPLGWLEDVKKKLKKDVPLIQVDAHNVVPCWVASDKREYSARTIRNKITSKLEEFLTEFPPVIKHPYSSKFEPEPINWEEALKTRKADESVLPVNWAKPGYDYALQVLKSFIDERLKIYATKRNDPTQNALSNLSPWFHFGQISVQRVALCVQEYKSKHTESVNAFLEEAIVRRELADNYCFYCDHYDSIEGASAWAQKTLNDHKKDTRPYVYNLEQLCQAITHDNLWNAAQIQMVDEGKMHGFLRMYWCKKILEWTESPEKALEYAIYLNDHYSIDGRDPNGYVGCMWSICGIHDQGWAERAVFGKIRYMNFEGCKRKFDVATFMQRYARKSNISIIHVNRNSLCMSHCWAKGLLSSF; encoded by the exons atgatttccgGTCTTAAGAGAAGTGTTATTACAGTTTCTAATATATCATCTAAAGGAAAGtcatcaaaaaaaaacaaaacctatAAACATGAAAATGTTGATATCGATAATATTAAGACTGAAATACAGAAAAAGCGGGAAGAAACTGCGGAGTCAATTTTGAACTTTAGTTTTAATAAGAAGCGTTTAAGAATAGTTTCACAAGAGCAGATGGTTGCAGATGATTGTGAAGGTATTGTGTATTGGATGTCTCGCGACAGCAGAGTGCAAGATAATTGGGCATTTTTGTTCGCACAAAAATTGGcgcttaaaaataaagtacCTCTCCACGTATGTTTCTGCTTAATAGCAGAATACTTAGAAGCTTCAGTCAGGCAGTTTGATTTCCTAttaaaag GACTTGAACAAGTAGCTGAAGAATgcaataaactaaatatatcatTTCACTTGCTAGACGGTAGTGGTGGTGAAGTCTTACCACAGTGGGTCTTTGATCACAAAATTGGTGCTGTAGTTTGCGACTTCAACCCACTTAGAATACCTCTAGGTTGGCTTgaagatgttaaaaaaaaattaaaaaaagatgtaCCCTTAATACAG gtgGATGCACATAATGTCGTGCCGTGCTGGGTTGCTTCAGACAAGCGAGAATATTCAGCACGGACTATAAGGAACAAAATCACTTCTAAGCTGGAGGAGTTTCTCACAGAATTTCCGCCTGTTATTAAACATCCATATTCAAGCAAATTCGAGCCTGAG ccaATAAACTGGGAAGAAGCGTTAAAAACAAGGAAGGCAGATGAGAGTGTATTGCCAGTTAATTGGGCTAAACCTGGCTATGATTATGCACTACAGGTTTTGAAGAGTTTCATTGATGAACGTCTAAAAATATATGCTACCAAAAGGAATGACCCCACACAAAATGCTCTTAGTAATTTGTCACCGTGGTTTCATTttg GTCAAATATCAGTACAAAGAGTAGCCCTCTGTGTACAGgaatataaatcaaaacataCCGAGAGTGTAAATGCCTTCCTTGAGGAAGCAATAGTCCGACGTGAACTGGCTGACAACTACTGTTTCTACTGCGATCACTATGACAGTATCGAGGGAGCCAGTGCGTGGGCGCAGAAGACGCTTAATGATCACAA AAAGGATACAAGGCCATACGTTTACAATTTAGAACAACTATGCCAAGCCATCACTCATGACAATTTGTGGAACGCGGCCCAGATACAAATGGTCGATGAAGGGAAGATGCATGGATTTTTACGCATGTACTGGTGTAAGAAAATTTTGGAATGGACCGAGTCACCTGAAAAGGCTCTGGAATATGCTATTTACTTAAATGACCACTACAGTATTGACGGCAGGGATCCCAATGGTTACGTAG GGTGCATGTGGTCGATATGCGGCATCCACGACCAGGGCTGGGCGGAGCGCGCCGTGTTCGGCAAGATTCGTTACATGAACTTCGAAGGGTGCAAACGCAAGTTCGACGTGGCCACCTTTATGCAGCGATACGCCAGGAAGTCGA ATATTTCTATCATCCAcgtaaaccgtaacagcctgtgcatgtcccactgctgggctaaaggcctcctctcctctttttga
- the LOC126772442 gene encoding deoxyribodipyrimidine photo-lyase isoform X2, whose protein sequence is MISGLKRSVITVSNISSKGKSSKKNKTYKHENVDIDNIKTEIQKKREETAESILNFSFNKKRLRIVSQEQMVADDCEGIVYWMSRDSRVQDNWAFLFAQKLALKNKVPLHVCFCLIAEYLEASVRQFDFLLKGLEQVAEECNKLNISFHLLDGSGGEVLPQWVFDHKIGAVVCDFNPLRIPLGWLEDVKKKLKKDVPLIQVDAHNVVPCWVASDKREYSARTIRNKITSKLEEFLTEFPPVIKHPYSSKFEPEPINWEEALKTRKADESVLPVNWAKPGYDYALQVLKSFIDERLKIYATKRNDPTQNALSNLSPWFHFGQISVQRVALCVQEYKSKHTESVNAFLEEAIVRRELADNYCFYCDHYDSIEGASAWAQKTLNDHKKDTRPYVYNLEQLCQAITHDNLWNAAQIQMVDEGKMHGFLRMYWCKKILEWTESPEKALEYAIYLNDHYSIDGRDPNGYVGCMWSICGIHDQGWAERAVFGKIRYMNFEGCKRKFDVATFMQRYARKSSLARNVRFRSYQEEEQTSS, encoded by the exons atgatttccgGTCTTAAGAGAAGTGTTATTACAGTTTCTAATATATCATCTAAAGGAAAGtcatcaaaaaaaaacaaaacctatAAACATGAAAATGTTGATATCGATAATATTAAGACTGAAATACAGAAAAAGCGGGAAGAAACTGCGGAGTCAATTTTGAACTTTAGTTTTAATAAGAAGCGTTTAAGAATAGTTTCACAAGAGCAGATGGTTGCAGATGATTGTGAAGGTATTGTGTATTGGATGTCTCGCGACAGCAGAGTGCAAGATAATTGGGCATTTTTGTTCGCACAAAAATTGGcgcttaaaaataaagtacCTCTCCACGTATGTTTCTGCTTAATAGCAGAATACTTAGAAGCTTCAGTCAGGCAGTTTGATTTCCTAttaaaag GACTTGAACAAGTAGCTGAAGAATgcaataaactaaatatatcatTTCACTTGCTAGACGGTAGTGGTGGTGAAGTCTTACCACAGTGGGTCTTTGATCACAAAATTGGTGCTGTAGTTTGCGACTTCAACCCACTTAGAATACCTCTAGGTTGGCTTgaagatgttaaaaaaaaattaaaaaaagatgtaCCCTTAATACAG gtgGATGCACATAATGTCGTGCCGTGCTGGGTTGCTTCAGACAAGCGAGAATATTCAGCACGGACTATAAGGAACAAAATCACTTCTAAGCTGGAGGAGTTTCTCACAGAATTTCCGCCTGTTATTAAACATCCATATTCAAGCAAATTCGAGCCTGAG ccaATAAACTGGGAAGAAGCGTTAAAAACAAGGAAGGCAGATGAGAGTGTATTGCCAGTTAATTGGGCTAAACCTGGCTATGATTATGCACTACAGGTTTTGAAGAGTTTCATTGATGAACGTCTAAAAATATATGCTACCAAAAGGAATGACCCCACACAAAATGCTCTTAGTAATTTGTCACCGTGGTTTCATTttg GTCAAATATCAGTACAAAGAGTAGCCCTCTGTGTACAGgaatataaatcaaaacataCCGAGAGTGTAAATGCCTTCCTTGAGGAAGCAATAGTCCGACGTGAACTGGCTGACAACTACTGTTTCTACTGCGATCACTATGACAGTATCGAGGGAGCCAGTGCGTGGGCGCAGAAGACGCTTAATGATCACAA AAAGGATACAAGGCCATACGTTTACAATTTAGAACAACTATGCCAAGCCATCACTCATGACAATTTGTGGAACGCGGCCCAGATACAAATGGTCGATGAAGGGAAGATGCATGGATTTTTACGCATGTACTGGTGTAAGAAAATTTTGGAATGGACCGAGTCACCTGAAAAGGCTCTGGAATATGCTATTTACTTAAATGACCACTACAGTATTGACGGCAGGGATCCCAATGGTTACGTAG GGTGCATGTGGTCGATATGCGGCATCCACGACCAGGGCTGGGCGGAGCGCGCCGTGTTCGGCAAGATTCGTTACATGAACTTCGAAGGGTGCAAACGCAAGTTCGACGTGGCCACCTTTATGCAGCGATACGCCAGGAAGTCGA GTCTAGCGAGGAACGTAAGATTTCGTTCATATCAGGAGGAAGAGCAAACAAGCAGTTAA